A window of the Flavobacterium sangjuense genome harbors these coding sequences:
- a CDS encoding 6-pyruvoyl trahydropterin synthase family protein gives MKVTVSRKAHFNAAHRLYRKDWSMEKNDAFFGKCNNPNFHGHNYELTVSVTGQIDQETGYVIDTKILADLIKEHIENAFDHKNLNLDLPEFTDLNPTAENVAVVIWQKLRKHIDATKDLEVVLYETPRNFVTYNGN, from the coding sequence ATGAAAGTTACAGTATCAAGAAAAGCCCACTTCAATGCCGCACATCGATTGTACCGAAAAGATTGGTCGATGGAGAAAAACGATGCGTTTTTTGGTAAGTGCAATAATCCAAACTTTCACGGTCATAATTATGAATTAACCGTTTCGGTTACTGGCCAGATTGATCAGGAAACGGGTTATGTTATCGATACCAAAATCTTAGCCGATTTAATCAAAGAGCATATTGAAAATGCTTTCGACCATAAAAATCTAAACCTTGATTTACCCGAGTTTACCGACTTAAATCCAACTGCTGAAAATGTCGCGGTTGTCATTTGGCAAAAACTTAGAAAGCACATTGATGCTACTAAAGATTTGGAAGTCGTTCTTTATGAAACACCAAGAAATTTTGTAACCTACAACGGTAATTAA
- a CDS encoding nucleoside deaminase translates to MKALQLLKYYYHNNMCSTTKQSEFMQEAIQLSIENVKSGKGGPFGAVIVKDGKIIARGANGVTSTNDPTAHAEVVAIRNACKALGSFQLDGCEIYTSCEPCPMCLGAIYWARPDRMYFANTKKDAADINFDDQFIYEELELPYQNRKLETIQMMNEEALEAFKLWSENINKIEY, encoded by the coding sequence TTGAAAGCACTTCAATTATTAAAATATTATTATCATAACAATATGTGTTCTACAACAAAACAAAGTGAATTTATGCAGGAAGCGATTCAGCTTTCTATCGAAAATGTAAAATCGGGTAAAGGCGGACCGTTTGGTGCTGTGATTGTGAAAGACGGAAAAATTATTGCTCGTGGTGCTAATGGCGTAACTTCTACGAATGATCCAACGGCTCATGCTGAAGTTGTAGCGATTAGAAATGCCTGCAAAGCCTTAGGGAGTTTCCAATTAGACGGTTGCGAAATCTACACGAGTTGCGAACCTTGTCCAATGTGTCTGGGAGCAATCTATTGGGCAAGACCAGACCGAATGTATTTTGCCAACACCAAAAAAGATGCTGCTGATATTAACTTCGATGACCAATTCATTTACGAGGAATTAGAATTGCCATACCAAAACCGAAAATTAGAAACGATTCAAATGATGAATGAAGAAGCTTTGGAAGCTTTTAAACTTTGGTCAGAAAACATCAATAAAATAGAATACTAG
- a CDS encoding bifunctional methionine sulfoxide reductase B/A protein translates to MLNACGQTNNKENTTSKPIAMENVISKPENPYYSNIDTKKLDVSDAEWKKVLSPDLYAVARQADTERAFTGTMWNSETKGTYYCAACGLKLFRSDQKFTSSCGWPSFFEQENKSSITFKDDNSYGMRRIEALCGRCNSHLGHLFDDGPEPTGKRYCMNAISLDFVPDATETKGNLETIVLGGGCYWCVEAVYENLEGVEKVVSGFAGGTVANPSYEEVCTGRTGAAEVVQITYDKTKTNLDEIFHVFFTVHDPTTLNRQGGDVGTQYRSVIFYATEEQKKAAESIIAELNNAKVYGSKIVTTLEPFKTFYKAKDYHQNYYENNKDQPYCQMVIQPKIEKFEKVFKDRLKKK, encoded by the coding sequence ATGTTAAATGCTTGTGGGCAAACAAACAATAAAGAAAACACAACTTCAAAACCCATTGCTATGGAAAACGTAATTTCAAAACCTGAAAATCCGTATTACTCAAACATTGACACCAAAAAACTGGATGTATCTGATGCCGAATGGAAGAAAGTATTATCTCCAGATTTATATGCGGTTGCCCGTCAGGCGGATACCGAAAGAGCTTTCACCGGAACGATGTGGAATTCGGAAACCAAAGGAACTTATTATTGTGCGGCCTGCGGATTAAAGCTTTTCAGATCAGACCAAAAGTTCACCAGCAGTTGTGGCTGGCCAAGTTTTTTTGAACAGGAAAACAAAAGCAGCATCACTTTCAAAGATGATAATTCCTATGGGATGCGAAGAATAGAAGCGCTCTGCGGGAGATGTAACAGTCATTTGGGACATTTATTTGATGATGGCCCGGAGCCAACAGGAAAGCGTTATTGCATGAATGCTATTTCATTAGATTTTGTTCCGGATGCAACTGAAACCAAAGGAAATTTAGAGACGATTGTTCTTGGTGGTGGCTGTTATTGGTGTGTTGAAGCCGTTTATGAAAACTTAGAAGGTGTTGAAAAAGTAGTTTCCGGTTTTGCCGGTGGAACTGTTGCCAATCCGAGTTATGAAGAAGTTTGCACCGGAAGAACGGGTGCTGCTGAAGTAGTTCAAATTACGTATGATAAAACCAAAACCAATTTGGATGAAATCTTTCACGTCTTTTTTACAGTTCATGACCCGACAACTTTGAACCGTCAAGGCGGTGATGTTGGAACACAATATCGTTCCGTGATTTTTTATGCAACTGAAGAACAAAAGAAAGCGGCTGAAAGTATTATTGCCGAGTTGAATAATGCTAAAGTGTATGGCAGCAAAATAGTCACCACTTTAGAACCGTTTAAAACTTTTTACAAAGCAAAAGATTATCATCAGAATTATTATGAAAATAACAAAGACCAACCCTATTGTCAAATGGTGATTCAACCCAAAATTGAGAAATTTGAAAAAGTCTTTAAAGATAGATTGAAAAAGAAATAG
- a CDS encoding peroxiredoxin: MGLKVGDKIPNFAAIDTNGDLFDSNEVIGKKPVVIYFYPKDDTRVCTEQACSFRDQYEDFKSLDAEVIGISSDSLKSHVAFANKHKLPFILLSDFDKKIRKAFGVPNDYLGLIPGRATYVADKNGIVQLIFDSTSGKIHIEKALEILKTM, encoded by the coding sequence ATGGGATTAAAAGTAGGAGACAAAATTCCAAATTTCGCAGCCATTGATACCAATGGTGATTTGTTTGATAGCAATGAAGTTATAGGCAAAAAACCAGTGGTTATTTACTTTTATCCAAAAGATGATACTCGTGTTTGTACCGAGCAAGCCTGTTCTTTCCGTGATCAATACGAAGATTTTAAAAGCTTGGATGCTGAAGTTATAGGCATCAGTAGCGACAGTTTGAAATCGCATGTTGCGTTTGCCAATAAACATAAGCTTCCGTTTATTTTGCTTTCCGATTTTGATAAAAAAATCAGAAAAGCATTTGGCGTTCCCAATGATTATCTCGGTTTAATTCCGGGCAGAGCAACCTATGTTGCCGATAAAAACGGTATTGTTCAATTAATTTTTGACAGTACTTCAGGTAAAATTCATATCGAAAAAGCACTCGAAATTCTCAAAACTATGTAA
- a CDS encoding type I phosphomannose isomerase catalytic subunit, with protein sequence MKLYPLQFEPILKERIWGGTKLKTYLNKPITSDITGESWEISTVENDVSIVANGIFKGKSLNELINEFPEAVLGTKVYAQFGKQFPLLFKYLDAREDLSIQLHPNDELAKKRHNSFGKTEMWYVMQADTDARLIVGFKEKSSPEEYIQNLNNKTLLSILDTKKVNPGDVFMLNTGTIHALGAGIVIAEIQQTSDITYRVYDFDRVDANGNKRELHIDLALEALNYEKIEAQRLYSKNQNTSNEVINCKYFTTNFIPLDGNTKIHKNKKSFTVYMCVDGDFQLTGDGESYAYKKGDTVLIPAALTDFQLSGKASILEIYIS encoded by the coding sequence ATGAAATTATATCCGTTACAATTTGAACCTATTTTGAAAGAGAGAATCTGGGGCGGAACCAAGTTAAAAACCTATCTCAACAAACCCATAACTTCTGATATTACCGGTGAAAGTTGGGAAATATCTACTGTTGAAAATGATGTCAGTATTGTAGCTAATGGAATTTTCAAAGGAAAATCACTCAACGAATTGATAAACGAATTCCCCGAAGCTGTTTTAGGAACTAAAGTGTATGCTCAATTTGGAAAGCAATTTCCTTTACTTTTTAAATATTTAGATGCCCGTGAAGATTTATCGATTCAGTTACATCCCAATGATGAATTGGCAAAAAAGCGTCACAATTCTTTTGGTAAAACCGAAATGTGGTATGTGATGCAGGCCGATACTGACGCAAGATTGATTGTTGGGTTCAAAGAAAAATCATCTCCGGAAGAGTATATTCAAAATCTCAATAACAAAACCTTACTCAGCATTCTCGATACTAAAAAAGTAAATCCGGGTGATGTTTTTATGTTGAATACCGGAACTATTCACGCGCTTGGTGCCGGAATTGTGATAGCCGAAATCCAGCAAACATCAGATATTACGTATCGTGTTTATGATTTCGATAGAGTAGATGCAAATGGAAATAAACGCGAATTGCACATCGATTTGGCTCTGGAAGCTTTGAATTACGAAAAAATTGAAGCACAACGATTGTATTCTAAAAATCAAAACACTTCCAACGAAGTTATTAATTGCAAGTACTTTACAACGAATTTTATTCCGCTTGACGGGAATACAAAAATCCACAAAAATAAAAAATCATTTACGGTTTATATGTGTGTCGATGGTGACTTTCAGCTGACTGGCGATGGTGAAAGCTATGCTTATAAAAAAGGAGATACGGTTTTAATTCCGGCTGCTTTGACTGATTTTCAGCTTTCTGGGAAGGCGTCAATCTTAGAAATTTATATTTCGTAG
- a CDS encoding xanthine dehydrogenase molybdopterin binding subunit, translating to MINIDAHNHVKGKSIYLDDIQEVQGTLYALPFDATVAHAKIKSIDLNAALKSHGIVSILTAKDVTGLNQIGGIIPDEPLFAEDEVHFRGQVIALIVGTSEHHCRMASKLIKVEFEELPVIVDPREAQAKGKLIMPPRQFKLGDTESAWAKCEHIFEGRSDVNGQEHLYIETQGAYARPKEDGSIVISSSTQGPTAVQRMVAQVLGIPMHKVEIDTVRLGGGFGGKEDQATPWAVMVALACQMLHKPVKMSMHRMDDMRMTGKRHPYSADFKIGLDKDLKIIAYEVTHYQNAGAAADLSPAVMERTLFHSTNAYFVPNVIAKAYSCKTNLPPNTAFRGFGGPQGKFVIEAAIVKAAESLGVSPAMIQKANLVKDGDELSYGQILQQVEASNTWETCMKSYDYESQKNRVEAFNKTNARFKKGLAIQPICFGISFTNTMMNHARALVHIYHDGSVVVSTGGVEMGQGLNTKMLQIVVETLGIKADKVRLESTNTLRVANTSPTAASAGADLNGKALLMACNALLERLKAVAQKEYTDQIIEIKDEMVYANETKTEMSWKDLILKAFTQRVALSENAHYATPTIHYDKTKEKGHPFAYHVYGTSIHEVTVDCLKGTYEFDSINIVHDFGKSMNKDIDNGQIEGGLVQGIGWMTLEEIIYNDQGRLVSNALSTYKVPDIYSVPKQINIQHLETEGHELAIKKSKAVGEPPLMYGIGAYFAIRSAVKAFNPNADLAVNAPYTPEKVLMDLYRKS from the coding sequence ATGATTAATATAGACGCACATAATCACGTAAAAGGAAAATCTATTTACCTCGACGATATTCAGGAAGTACAAGGGACTTTGTACGCGCTTCCGTTTGATGCAACTGTCGCTCATGCCAAAATCAAAAGTATTGATTTGAATGCTGCTTTAAAAAGTCACGGAATTGTTTCAATTCTAACAGCTAAAGATGTCACAGGTTTAAACCAAATAGGAGGCATCATTCCTGACGAACCTTTATTTGCCGAAGATGAAGTTCACTTTCGTGGACAGGTAATCGCTTTAATCGTTGGGACTTCAGAACATCATTGCCGAATGGCTTCGAAACTGATTAAAGTCGAATTCGAAGAACTTCCCGTAATTGTTGACCCAAGAGAAGCGCAGGCAAAAGGCAAATTAATAATGCCTCCGAGACAATTTAAACTCGGAGATACCGAATCTGCCTGGGCCAAATGCGAACATATTTTTGAAGGCAGAAGTGATGTCAACGGACAGGAACATTTATACATAGAAACACAAGGCGCTTACGCTCGTCCAAAAGAAGACGGAAGCATTGTCATATCATCATCCACGCAAGGCCCAACAGCTGTTCAACGAATGGTGGCGCAGGTTTTGGGAATCCCAATGCACAAGGTAGAAATCGATACGGTTCGACTTGGCGGTGGTTTTGGAGGAAAAGAAGATCAGGCAACTCCTTGGGCAGTAATGGTAGCTTTGGCTTGCCAGATGCTGCACAAACCCGTAAAAATGTCGATGCATCGTATGGATGACATGCGCATGACAGGAAAACGTCATCCGTATTCAGCTGATTTTAAAATTGGTTTGGATAAAGATTTAAAAATCATTGCCTACGAAGTAACGCATTATCAAAACGCAGGAGCTGCAGCCGATTTATCACCAGCGGTTATGGAACGAACCTTATTCCATTCGACCAATGCGTATTTTGTTCCGAACGTGATTGCGAAAGCATACAGCTGTAAAACCAATCTGCCTCCAAACACTGCGTTCCGTGGATTTGGAGGACCGCAAGGAAAATTTGTTATCGAAGCTGCGATTGTTAAAGCAGCTGAATCTTTGGGCGTAAGCCCGGCAATGATTCAAAAAGCAAATCTGGTTAAAGACGGCGATGAGCTATCGTATGGACAAATTCTGCAACAGGTAGAAGCGAGCAATACCTGGGAAACCTGCATGAAAAGCTACGATTACGAGTCACAAAAAAATAGAGTAGAAGCTTTCAATAAAACTAACGCCCGATTCAAAAAAGGATTGGCGATTCAACCGATTTGCTTTGGGATTTCGTTTACCAATACGATGATGAACCACGCTCGTGCTTTGGTACACATCTATCACGATGGAAGTGTTGTAGTAAGTACCGGTGGCGTTGAAATGGGGCAGGGTTTGAATACCAAAATGCTACAAATCGTTGTAGAGACTTTAGGCATTAAAGCTGATAAAGTCAGATTGGAATCAACTAATACGTTGCGTGTTGCCAATACGTCACCAACAGCAGCAAGTGCAGGAGCCGACCTAAACGGAAAAGCTTTGTTAATGGCTTGCAACGCTTTGTTGGAACGATTAAAAGCGGTTGCCCAAAAAGAATACACTGACCAAATCATTGAAATCAAAGACGAAATGGTGTATGCGAATGAAACCAAAACCGAAATGAGTTGGAAAGACTTAATTTTAAAAGCATTTACACAAAGAGTTGCGCTTTCTGAAAATGCACATTACGCCACACCAACCATTCATTACGATAAAACCAAAGAAAAAGGACATCCGTTTGCATACCACGTTTACGGAACTTCGATTCACGAGGTTACGGTTGATTGCCTAAAAGGAACGTATGAATTTGACAGTATCAATATCGTTCACGACTTTGGGAAAAGTATGAATAAGGACATCGACAATGGTCAGATTGAAGGCGGTTTGGTACAGGGAATTGGTTGGATGACGTTGGAAGAAATTATATATAACGACCAAGGTCGATTGGTTTCGAATGCGTTATCGACATACAAAGTGCCAGATATTTATTCGGTGCCAAAGCAAATCAATATTCAACATTTGGAAACAGAAGGTCATGAACTCGCTATCAAAAAATCAAAAGCAGTAGGTGAGCCACCATTGATGTATGGAATTGGTGCTTATTTCGCGATAAGAAGTGCAGTAAAAGCTTTTAATCCAAATGCTGATTTGGCTGTCAACGCGCCCTATACTCCGGAAAAAGTGCTAATGGACTTATATAGAAAATCATAA
- the idi gene encoding isopentenyl-diphosphate Delta-isomerase: MIEEQVILVNEQDEPIGLMNKLEAHEKAILHRAFSVFVLNKNNEIMLQQRAHHKYHSPLLWTNTCCSHQRNGETNIQAGTRRLFEEMGFKTELKELFHFIYKAPFDNGLTEHELDHVMIGYYNEGPKINEDEVESWKWMKIEDVKTDMLQNPNIYTVWFKIIFDEFYHYLEDHKL; encoded by the coding sequence ATGATTGAAGAACAAGTAATCTTGGTTAACGAACAAGATGAACCTATCGGTTTAATGAACAAACTCGAAGCGCATGAAAAGGCAATTTTGCATCGTGCTTTTTCGGTTTTTGTGTTGAATAAAAACAACGAAATCATGTTGCAGCAACGTGCGCATCATAAATATCATTCACCTTTATTATGGACAAATACCTGTTGCAGTCATCAGCGAAATGGTGAAACCAATATCCAGGCCGGAACCCGCAGATTGTTTGAAGAAATGGGTTTCAAAACCGAACTCAAAGAACTATTTCATTTTATTTATAAAGCACCATTTGATAACGGTTTGACCGAGCATGAATTAGATCACGTCATGATTGGTTATTATAATGAAGGACCAAAAATAAATGAAGACGAAGTTGAAAGCTGGAAGTGGATGAAAATTGAAGACGTGAAAACCGATATGCTTCAAAACCCGAATATATACACGGTTTGGTTCAAAATTATCTTTGACGAATTTTATCATTACCTGGAAGACCATAAACTCTAA
- a CDS encoding citrate synthase, which produces MSKTAILEFDGNKYEFPVIVGSENEAAIDIEKLRALTGAITLDPGYKNSGSCQSEITFLDGEEGILRYRGYAIEDLAEKADFLEVSYLVIFGELPTKSQLAQFETDIRKYTLVNEEMKNIIDGFPKTAHPMGVLSSLTSALTAFNPKVVNVENEKEMYEAICKTMGKFLVIATWTYRKMMGYPLNYYDNTIGYVDNFMQLMFKLPTGPYSSNPVVVDALDKLFILHADHEQNCSTSTVRIVGSSHAGLFASISAGVSALWGPLHGGANQAVLEMLEAIQRDGGDAAKYMAKAKDKDDPFRLMGFGHRVYKNFDPRAKIIKKAADEVLKNLGVDDPVLIIAKQLEEAALVDDYFVSRKLYPNVDFYSGIIYRALGIPTDMFTVMFAIGRLPGWIAQWKEMRINKEPIGRPRQVYTGHPLRDFTPMDKR; this is translated from the coding sequence ATGTCCAAAACAGCAATATTAGAATTTGATGGCAACAAATATGAGTTTCCGGTAATTGTTGGAAGCGAAAATGAAGCAGCCATTGATATTGAAAAACTACGTGCTTTAACAGGTGCAATAACACTTGATCCGGGTTATAAAAACTCAGGTTCTTGTCAAAGTGAAATCACTTTCCTTGATGGTGAAGAAGGAATTCTTCGTTACCGCGGTTATGCCATCGAAGATTTAGCCGAAAAAGCAGATTTTCTTGAGGTTTCCTATTTAGTGATTTTCGGAGAATTACCAACAAAAAGTCAGTTAGCTCAATTTGAAACTGACATCAGAAAATATACTTTGGTAAACGAAGAAATGAAAAACATCATCGATGGTTTTCCAAAAACTGCCCATCCAATGGGTGTGTTGTCTTCGCTTACAAGTGCACTAACAGCTTTTAACCCAAAAGTGGTTAATGTTGAAAACGAAAAAGAAATGTATGAGGCTATCTGCAAAACCATGGGTAAATTTCTGGTGATTGCAACCTGGACATACAGAAAAATGATGGGTTATCCTTTAAATTACTATGATAACACCATTGGTTATGTTGATAATTTCATGCAGTTGATGTTTAAATTGCCAACCGGACCTTATTCTTCAAATCCTGTCGTAGTTGATGCTTTAGATAAATTATTCATCCTTCATGCCGACCACGAGCAAAACTGTTCTACGTCTACTGTGAGAATTGTTGGTTCGTCACACGCCGGATTATTTGCATCCATTTCTGCCGGAGTTTCGGCACTTTGGGGACCGTTACATGGTGGCGCTAATCAAGCTGTGTTAGAGATGTTGGAAGCTATTCAAAGAGATGGTGGCGATGCAGCCAAATATATGGCGAAAGCCAAAGATAAAGATGATCCGTTCCGTTTGATGGGATTCGGGCACAGAGTTTATAAAAACTTTGACCCAAGAGCAAAAATTATCAAAAAGGCGGCCGATGAGGTTTTGAAAAATCTTGGTGTTGATGATCCGGTTTTAATTATTGCAAAACAATTGGAAGAAGCAGCATTAGTAGATGACTACTTCGTATCAAGAAAATTATATCCAAATGTTGATTTCTATTCAGGTATTATTTACCGTGCGTTAGGAATTCCAACCGATATGTTTACCGTTATGTTTGCCATCGGAAGATTGCCGGGTTGGATTGCGCAATGGAAAGAAATGCGTATCAACAAAGAGCCAATCGGAAGACCAAGACAAGTATATACAGGTCATCCTTTAAGAGATTTTACTCCAATGGATAAAAGATAA
- a CDS encoding FAD binding domain-containing protein — MIQFILNNQLIKTDKPASTTLLDFVRYDENLRGTKIGCREGDCGACTVLIGSMKEGKLEYMSATSCLTPLPNVHGKHVVTVEGLNLPDKLNQAQQAMVDCSGTQCGFCTPGFVNSMCGYALTCAEPTLESAISAIDGNICRCTGYKTIERASAKLAEKLQTKDKNNAMSWLVANEFVPDYFLDIETRVKAIQTPLVIPVQTGIPIGGGTDLYVQKHDELHDYDLDYLFDKSELNGISFDGNACVLKSSVTVTDLMENERLLETIPNWYNYLKLLSSTPIRNIATIAGNIANGSPIGDFTIILLAMKAQLTLTNKENDSRKVMLKDFYLGYKTLDKKADEIITEIAFELPTNETQFNFEKVCKRQYLDIASVNSAMTISNSGNTITEAHASMGGVGPIPTYLAKTSEFLANKSITVSVIKEAEQILQTELSPISDARGTEAYKRLLGRQLFFSHFITLFPETIKMDHLL, encoded by the coding sequence ATGATTCAATTTATATTAAACAACCAACTCATCAAAACTGACAAACCAGCAAGTACCACTTTGCTGGATTTTGTTCGTTATGATGAAAACTTACGCGGTACAAAAATCGGTTGTCGCGAAGGCGATTGCGGTGCCTGTACTGTTTTGATAGGCTCTATGAAAGAAGGAAAACTCGAATACATGAGTGCCACTTCCTGCTTAACGCCATTGCCAAACGTTCACGGAAAACATGTCGTTACAGTCGAAGGTTTAAACTTACCGGATAAATTAAACCAAGCGCAACAAGCCATGGTTGATTGTTCCGGAACGCAATGCGGATTTTGTACACCAGGCTTTGTAAACTCGATGTGTGGCTACGCTTTGACTTGTGCCGAACCAACATTAGAAAGCGCCATTAGTGCCATCGATGGTAATATTTGTCGCTGCACGGGTTATAAAACAATCGAAAGAGCATCAGCAAAATTGGCTGAAAAACTTCAAACCAAAGATAAAAATAACGCAATGTCGTGGCTGGTTGCCAACGAATTTGTCCCCGATTATTTTTTAGATATTGAAACAAGAGTAAAGGCAATTCAAACGCCGCTTGTCATTCCCGTGCAGACGGGAATCCCAATTGGTGGTGGGACTGATTTATACGTTCAGAAGCATGATGAATTGCACGATTACGATTTGGATTATTTATTCGACAAAAGTGAGTTAAACGGAATTTCATTTGACGGAAATGCTTGTGTTTTAAAATCATCAGTTACGGTTACCGATTTGATGGAGAATGAAAGATTGTTAGAAACGATTCCGAATTGGTACAATTACTTGAAATTACTGTCGTCAACACCAATCCGAAACATCGCAACCATAGCGGGAAACATTGCCAACGGTTCGCCGATTGGGGATTTTACGATTATTCTTTTGGCAATGAAAGCACAACTGACATTGACCAATAAAGAAAATGATAGCCGAAAAGTAATGCTGAAAGATTTCTATTTAGGCTACAAAACTTTAGATAAAAAAGCAGACGAAATCATAACTGAAATCGCTTTTGAATTGCCAACCAACGAAACGCAATTCAATTTTGAAAAAGTCTGCAAAAGACAATATTTGGATATTGCCAGCGTGAATTCGGCAATGACAATTTCAAATAGCGGAAACACGATTACCGAAGCACATGCTTCTATGGGTGGAGTAGGACCAATTCCGACATATCTGGCGAAGACCAGCGAGTTTTTGGCAAACAAATCAATAACTGTTTCAGTCATAAAAGAAGCGGAACAAATCCTGCAAACCGAGTTGTCACCAATTAGCGATGCCAGAGGAACAGAGGCCTACAAAAGATTATTGGGACGCCAATTGTTCTTCAGCCATTTCATCACACTTTTTCCTGAAACCATTAAAATGGACCACTTACTATGA
- a CDS encoding DUF4256 domain-containing protein: protein MGTKKQLSAEQSSALLNLLKERFEKNKNRHKDLEWSNVQAKLEANPEKLWSLNEMERTGGEPDVVGYDAKTDEYIFYDCSAESPKERRSICYDQQALDSRKEFKPKDSAMNMAAQMGVEILTEEQYRELQQLGNFDLKSSSWVKTPDAIRKLGGAVYCDRRYDTVFLYHNGAESYYAVRGFRAVLRV, encoded by the coding sequence ATGGGAACTAAAAAGCAATTGTCAGCAGAGCAATCTTCAGCACTTCTCAATCTATTGAAAGAGCGTTTTGAGAAAAACAAGAATCGTCACAAAGACCTTGAATGGTCAAATGTGCAGGCAAAGTTAGAAGCGAATCCTGAAAAACTTTGGTCACTCAACGAAATGGAAAGAACCGGCGGTGAACCCGATGTTGTTGGTTATGATGCGAAGACTGACGAATATATTTTCTATGATTGCTCTGCCGAAAGTCCAAAAGAACGCAGAAGCATTTGTTACGACCAACAGGCATTGGATTCGAGAAAAGAATTTAAACCAAAAGACAGCGCTATGAATATGGCAGCTCAAATGGGTGTTGAAATCTTAACTGAAGAACAATATAGAGAACTACAGCAATTAGGAAACTTTGATTTGAAAAGCTCTAGTTGGGTAAAAACACCTGATGCTATCAGAAAATTGGGTGGTGCAGTTTATTGTGACCGTCGTTATGACACAGTTTTTCTATACCATAACGGAGCAGAATCGTATTATGCTGTGAGAGGATTTCGTGCTGTGTTAAGGGTTTGA